From a region of the bacterium genome:
- a CDS encoding type II toxin-antitoxin system MqsA family antitoxin, with protein MAKKYDECSFCGGKVVAQQVKVDYWWKGELTIIEDVPAGVCQQCGEEYYDGKVAEEMEEIVKSKESIRTIPVPVKEYKEVAVA; from the coding sequence ATGGCTAAAAAATATGATGAATGTTCTTTTTGTGGAGGAAAAGTGGTGGCTCAACAAGTAAAAGTAGACTATTGGTGGAAGGGAGAGTTGACTATTATTGAGGATGTGCCTGCTGGTGTTTGTCAACAATGCGGTGAAGAGTATTATGATGGAAAAGTAGCAGAAGAAATGGAAGAAATAGTTAAATCAAAAGAGAGCATAAGAACTATCCCTGTACCTGTGAAGGAATATAAAGAAGTAGCTGTAGCTTGA